A section of the Babylonia areolata isolate BAREFJ2019XMU chromosome 1, ASM4173473v1, whole genome shotgun sequence genome encodes:
- the LOC143279953 gene encoding uncharacterized protein LOC143279953 isoform X2, with the protein MVKGGDCGDTETDLLHTKWILDAIEKIRNQKQRPNSDRICHVLQSNHKVPRENTLEYLKVAVENGTVLQVFNKGVASYRDPSKVSQLQSHSLNITPNTDLIKVMVRCIRELGEANGTNLRNLENYIRCSYSVNLQEGANLSNVLKLQAKRAVNNGQLQQEGAFFKVALPSPKKKTDLISRINKTRVTVDVEDIGLGSSEVILPFERNKPTHKPDTICGLCKIPDSRELISCADCGSSGHPECLKLNEEVVRRVKNIRWQCIECKMCAYCGKAGKDNNMLFCDGCDRAYHFRCCDPEISKAPKGNWACNVCDPENSGERGQRFLRSAQKYTMKVRAQQLTASKQKLKNARHFKANKHKSHKARPHKGSKKKFEAEDMQIGEEEAPFSNDPLRPGGKLLSNVTEDDYDLFKQAQEKAQQTVAQGTGSSDLLSTESQGRNPPCIEFGKYEIVTWYSSPYPQEYARLSKLYICEFCLKYMKSTGCLQRHMDKCQMSHPPADEIYRQGELSVFEVDGNISKLYCQNLCLLAKLFLDHKTLYYDVEPFLFYVLTVNDKWGSHVVGYFSKEKNSQQKYNVSCIMTMPQYQRKGYGRFLIDFSYMLSRIEDVAGSPEKPLSELGRISYTAYWKSVVLDYLYKHSTKAVCIKAISQASGMCIQDVVDTLQQLGMIDRHDRKLVFVSQPKVIAAYVEKQKSRLTPRLTLDPECLRWTPVITRASVDEEYEETKRELRKVSEGASSLVAENEAMEEEVSLGEMSESPHVTPKKGEQRGRKRLLSGGLGSELDLKRSRVEFSSVAIRGMTVQKRKRSPLAVDCGLDGEQRRSSIGSPVRSPTLSPRLPLSVDTTTPGPNSPLKTSPLVSPVKTPPIHSPLHLSPSAQRAKLEDDSSMKVTKLKKKVPGRSPGRPPGSTTKFPRNLQKAGGVKKDKEPARNGLLPKRRGRPPKNPQPVLDEAVTPRGVKPGRKSGVVVEDSVGDLVPRLKPGRKPGPGRKPGPGRKPGPGRKPGRKPLVSKDTAVNSGAETGSIEQEERPKKRWKKMHWKRRQKLDKLERQKETRHEQKRKAAEMEMDSTDTKPNDGVIETSSTADHRSLKEEEPTTTTTLEENTSEVENPSPAATKVPENEDEEEERDTPAATVTDEKEEREQVEEKEKSESAENTPAVCKEDINKNHSVEKEAAPAKDTESSSSSDDSSSSEDDDDDSSSDDDSSQNSKETGKEDEEEEEEEERPEDPETRVATQNLVDIVADLEQADRQDHMQGTNLSDSSAPASPSSPEPPTHTDTLEEADQAEQSSRPAVNPPDLHMEDSNNSLSSFSSSSDEDVPPPNTPPPAPRPATPNSMPCSPLPMDSPLPEIPAAMADTAQQAPVEEEEEDRLDNSDSLAEVELSQEPADPVPAMSAQEAGGLSPQSAEMEALQKDLEELEEEEQHCTPPAVSSTQQHTPHQQQHTPQPLSSQQHTPQQHTPQHTPQGQLMATPEPMTPCDTRSLGSVEPPTPPQHQQGPQSQGPPPTPVSAPTPRSNRNPSCSSTSSGPGSVYSQQQASGSIGGMGQSGMSGNSFTNVDMDHQLGLSSPTHVSAADMSAMAAAAGYADCAQQAMHFNRARFMDTVNIGAVSYSPVATSSVNYPHNSPISTYSPSMLPQQPPSQTPQQQQQQKSQPSQPQPQPQPQPQPQPTPQQNSPRILGSHTPTLSLSGVMSGSQIGIGVVGAGYPAPHCSLAKLQQLTNGIMEIVPETQMTPPPNLTTPPPVTMTPSPGLIRGMATPPVVTLHQQAALMGSVSGGGVTGAKYQQRQRPSSTAASSNTVRKSPSVTPNVTVNTPNPNAPFSPNVTLQPGLTARYQMNNLNQFNMLNYRVQPQVMNPSYLNAGFLTQQMPVQMPVGMMNVHPQQFTPQMQQHPSQPNVYSSHYGYNIMNMNMNMNMRR; encoded by the exons ATGGTGAAAGGAGGAGATTGTGGTGATACAGAGACTGATCTGTTGCATACTAAATGGATTTTAGATGCAATTGAGAAAATAAGAAATCAGAAACAACGCCCAAATTCCGATCGTATTTGTCATGTACTTCAGTCAAACCACAAGGTGCCTCGTGAGAACACTCTTGAATACCTCAAGGTGGCTGTTGAAAATGGCACCGTCCTTCAGGTGTTCAACAAAGGGGTGGCATCCTATCGGGACCCAAGCAAGGTGTCACAACTACAGAGCCATTCTCTGAACATCACTCCCAACACCGACCTGATAAAAGTTATGGTACGGTGTATCCGGGAACTTGGAGAAGCAAATGGAACAAACCTGCGCAACTTGGAAAATTATATCAGGTGCAGCTATAGTGTCAATCTTCAGGAAGGGGCCAACTTGTCAAATGTGCTGAAGTTGCAAGCCAAGCGTGCTGTGAACAATGGGCAGCTGCAGCAAGAAGGTGCTTTCTTCAAGGTGGCGCTACCATCtcccaaaaagaaaacagaccTTATCAGCAGAATTAATAAAACCAGAGTGACCGTGGACGTTGAAGACATTGGTCTGGGGTCCAGCGAAGTCATTCTTCCCTTTGAAAGAAACAAg CCAACCCACAAGCCCGACACGATTTGTGGTCTCTGTAAAATTCCAGACAGCAGGGAGCTCATTTCATGTGCTGACTGTGGAAGCAGTG GTCATCCGGAATGTCTGAAACTCAATGAAGAGGTAGTGAGGAGAGTCAAGAACATACGCTGGCAATGCATCGAGTGTAAAATGTGTGCCTATTGTGGGAAGGCTGGGAAAGAT AATAATATGCTGTTCTGTGATGGTTGTGATCGTGCGTACCACTTCCGATGTTGTGACCCAGAAATCTCAAAAGCTCCAAAAG GTAACTGGGCCTGCAATGTCTGTGATCCGGAGAACAGTGGAGAACGTGGCCAGCGCTTTCTGCGGAGTGCTCAGAAATACACTATGAAGGTCAGAGCACAGCAGCTGACAGCGTCCAAACAGAAGCTGAAAAATGCAAG GCATTTCAAGGCCAACAAACACAAGAGTCACAAGGCACGACCCCACAAGGGCAGCAAAAAGAAATTTGAAGCGGAGGACATGCAGATTGGAGAAGAGGAAGCACCGTTTTCAA ATGACCCATTACGTCCTGGGGGGAAGTTGTTGTCCAATGTGACAGAAGACGACTATGACTTGTTCAAGCAAGCTCAGGAGAAAGCCCAACAAACAGTTGCACAG GGTACCGGCAGCAGTGATCTCCTATCCACAGAATCTCAAGGCAGAAACCCTCCCTGTATTGAGTTTGGAAAATACGAAATTGTTACCTGGTATTCTTCCCCCTACCCTCAGGAATATGCAAG GTTATCCAAGCTATACATCTGTGAATTCTGCCTCAAATACATGAAGAGCACAGGTTGCCTTCAGCGACACATG GACAAGTGTCAGATGTCACACCCTCCAGCCGATGAAATTTATCGTCAGGGAGAGTTGTCAGTATTCGAGGTGGATGGGAACATCAGCAAACTGTACTGCCAGAACCTGTGTTTGCTGGCCAAGCTGTTCTTGGACCACAAAACACTATACTATGATGTGGAGCCCTTTCTTTTCTATGTACTCACTGTTAATGATAAGTGGGGCTCGCACGTTGTCGGCTACTTTTCCAAG GAGAAAAACAGTCAGCAGAAGTACAATGTGTCATGTATTATGACAATGCCTCAGTACCAACGTAAAGGATATGGCAGATTTCTCATTGATTTCA GTTACATGTTATCGCGCATTGAAGATGTTGCTGGCTCACCAGAGAAGCCCCTGTCTGAGTTGGGTCGCATCAGCTACACAGCGTACTGGAAAAGTGTTGTCTTGGATTATCTGTACAAGCACTCTACAAAAGCTGTGTGCATCAAAG CCATCAGTCAGGCGTCAGGCATGTGTATTCAGGACGTGGTGGACACCTTGCAACAGTTGGGTATGATCGACCGCCATGACAGAAA gctgGTGTTTGTCAGTCAACCCAAGGTGATAGCTGCTTATGTAGAGAAACAAAAAAGTCGGTTGACTCCCCGTCTGACTCTTGACCCAGAATGCCTGCGCTGGACTCCAGTGATTACTCGTGCCTCTGTGGATGAGGAGTAtgaggaaacaaagagagag TTACGCAAAGTGAGTGAGGGGGCCAGCAGTTTGGTGGCTGAAAATGAAGCCATGGAGGAAGAAGTGAGCCTGGGAGAAATGTCTGAATCGCCACACGTCACCCCAAAGAAG GGTGAACAGAGAGGACGCAAAAGGCTGTTGAGCGGAGGTTTGGGATCAGAGCTCGACCTGAAACGTTCCAGAGTGGAGTTCAGCAGTGTGGCAATTCGAG GTATGACAGTGCAGAAGAGGAAGCGATCTCCGTTAGCTGTGGATTGTGGGCTGGACGGGGAACAACGTCGTAGCAGCATAGGCTCACCCGTCCGGTCGCCAACCCTGTCCCCTCGCCTGCCTCTGTCCGTCGACACCACCACCCCAGGACCCAACTCCCCTCTGAAGACCTCGCCTCTGGTGTCTCCCGTGAAGACACCCCCAATCCACTCACCCTTGCACCTGTCCCCGTCGGCTCAGCGTGCCAAGCTGGAGGATGACTCCAGCATGAAGGTGACCAAGCTGAAGAAGAAGGTGCCGGGGAGATCCCCAGGCAGACCCCCAGGCTCCACCACCAAGTTCCCCAGGAATCTGCAGAAAGCAGGGGGTGTGAAAAAGGACAAGGAACCGGCCCGCAATGGACTGCTGCCCAAGCGGCGCGGCCGGCCCCCAAAGAACCCTCAGCCTGTGCTGGATGAGGCGGTGACTCCACGTGGTGTCAAACCGGGCAGGAAGTCtggcgtggtggtggaggacTCTGTTGGGGACCTGGTGCCCAGGCTGAAGCCGGGTCGCAAACCGGGACCTGGTCGCAAACCGGGTCCTGGTCGCAAGCCAGGCCCTGGCCGGAAACCAGGCCGGAAGCCGTTGGTGTCCAAGGACACGGCGGTCAACTCTGGTGCAGAGACTGGCAGCATAGAGCAGGAGGAGAGGCCGAAGAAGAGATGGAAGAAG ATGCATTGGAAGAGAAGACAAAAGCTGGACAAGTTGGAACGGCAGAAGGAAACCCGCCATGAACAGAAACGTAAAGCAGCTGAAATGGAAATGGATTCCACAGACACCAAACCGAACGATGGTGTCATAGAGACCAGCTCCACAGCTGACCATAGATCCCTGAAGGAAGaagaacccaccaccaccaccacactggaAGAGAACACTTCTGAGGTGGAAAACCCTTCCCCAGCTGCTACTAAAGTGCCAGAgaatgaggatgaggaagaagagagagacacaccagCGGCAACAGTTACagatgaaaaggaagagagagaacaagtggaagagaaagagaaatcagAGAGTGCAGAAAATACTCCAGCTGTGTGTAAAGAGGACATCAACAAAAACCATTCTGTGGAAAAGGAGGCTGCACCAGCCAAAGACACTgagagcagtagcagcagtgatgacagcagtagtagtgaggatgacgatgatgattctaGCAGTGATGACGACAGCTCGCAGAACTCCAAAGAAACAgggaaggaagatgaagaggaggaggaggaggaggaacggccTGAGGACCCAGAAACTCGGGTGGCCACTCAGAACCTGGTGGACATTGTGGCTGACCTGGAACAAGCAGACCGCCAGGACCACATGCAGGGCACCAACCTCAGTGATTCCTCAGCCCCTGCCAGCCCGTCCAGTCcagaaccacccacacacaccgacacactggAGGAGGCTGATCAAGCAGAGCAGTCAAGCAGACCTGCTGTCAACCCTCCCGACCTGCATATGGAGGACAGCAACAACtccttgtcctctttctcttcatcttcagACGAGGATgttcctccccccaacacccctcccccggcccctcgTCCTGCCACTCCCAATAGCATGCCGTGCTCTCCCCTGCCCATGGACAGTCCCTTGCCAGAGATCCCTGCAGCAATGGCTGACACGGCACAGCAGGCccctgtggaggaggaggaggaggaccggtTAGACAACAGTGACTCCCTGGCAGAGGTGGAGTTGTCGCAGGAACCGGCAGACCCTGTCCCGGCCATGTCGGCTCAGGAAGCCGGAGGGCTGAGCCCCCAGTCGGCTGAAATGGAGGCCTTGCAGAAAGACCTGGAAGAgctggaggaggaagagcagcacTGCACACCCCCTGCTGTGTCCTCCACACAGCAGCACACcccacatcagcagcagcacaccCCTCAGCCTCTCTCCTCCCAGCAGCACACCCCTCAACAGCACACTCCTCAGCACACACCGCAGGGACAGCTCATGGCCACGCCTGAACCCATGACCCCTTGTGACACCAGGTCCCTGGGAAGTGTGgagccccccacacctcctcagcATCAGCAGGGACCTCAGTCCCAAggcccccctccgacccccgtGTCTGCACCCACACCTCGTTCTAACCGGAACCCCAGCTGCAGCTCAACAAGCAGTGGGCCGGGCAGTGTGTATTCGCAGCAGCAGGCTTCGGGTAGCATTGGAGGGATGGGCCAGTCAGGTATGTCAGGGAACAGTTTCACCAACGTGGACATGGACCATCAGTTGGGGTTGAGCTCTCCCACCCACGTGAGTGCGGCTGACATGAGCGCCATGGCAGCTGCCGCGGGTTATGCAGACTGCGCTCAGCAAGCCATGCATTTCAATCGTGCCAGGTTCATGGACACAGTGAACATTGGAGCTGTTTCCTATTCCCCTGTGGCCACCAGCAGTGTGAACTACCCCCACAACTCCCCAATATCCACCTACAGTCCCTCCATGTTGCCACAGCAGCCTCCATCTCAgacaccacagcagcagcagcagcagaaatctCAGCCATctcagccccagccccagccccagccccagcctcAGCCCCAGCCTACCCCCCAACAGAACTCACCTCGCATTCTTGGcagtcacacccccaccctgtcgtTGTCGGGTGTGATGTCTGGCAGCCAGATTGGGATAGGAGTGGTAGGGGCGGGTTACCCTGCCCCACATTGTTCCCTAGCCAAGTTGCAACAGCTGACCAACGGCATCATGGAGATTGTGCCCGAGACACAGAtgacccctccacccaacctGACGACCCCACCCCCTGTGACCATGACCCCGTCGCCGGGTCTGATTCGGGGGATGGCCACGCCCCCGGTGGTGACCCTGCACCAGCAGGCAGCACTGATGGGGAGTGTGTCGGGTGGGGGTGTGACAGGCGCCAAGTACCAGCAGCGCCAGAGGCCCTCGTCCACAGCCGCAAGCAGTAACACAGTGCGCAAGTCTCCCAGCGTCACGCCCAACGTGACTgtcaacacccccaaccccaacgctCCTTTCTCCCCCAACGTCACCCTCCAGCCTGGCCTGACTGCGCGCTATCAGATGAACAACTTGAACCAATTCAATATGTTGAACTACAGGGTGCAGCCACAGGTGATGAACCCTAGCTACCTGAACGCTGGCTTCCTCACCCAGCAAATGCCGGTGCAGATGCCAGTGGGCATGATGAACGTCCACCCCCAGCAGTTCACTCCACAAATGCAGCAGCACCCCTCACAACCCAATGTCTACTCCAGTCACTATGGCTACAACATCATGAACATGAATATGAACATGAACATGCGACGTTAG